In Paractinoplanes brasiliensis, the following proteins share a genomic window:
- a CDS encoding DUF5319 domain-containing protein, with the protein MQEEPIDPFNGDPTDPAAGLDDLSEDAEAEPLTDAERQDVLEDLSDLEIYQALLSPTGIRGLVIECEDCHEPHYFDWDLLRGNLRHLLSSGRPRVHEPAYDPDPDHYVTWEYARGYADGVHDTLTEGNEDEKE; encoded by the coding sequence GTGCAAGAAGAGCCGATCGACCCGTTCAACGGCGACCCCACCGACCCGGCCGCCGGCCTCGACGACCTCAGCGAAGACGCCGAGGCCGAGCCGCTGACCGACGCCGAACGGCAGGATGTCCTCGAGGATCTCTCCGACCTGGAGATCTATCAGGCGCTTCTGAGCCCGACCGGCATCCGCGGCCTCGTCATCGAGTGTGAGGACTGCCACGAGCCGCACTATTTCGACTGGGATCTGCTCCGCGGCAATCTGCGGCATCTGCTCAGCAGCGGGCGTCCCCGGGTGCACGAGCCGGCCTACGACCCGGATCCCGATCACTACGTCACGTGGGAGTACGCGCGGGGCTACGCCGACGGCGTCCACGACACGCTGACCGAGGGCAACGAGGACGAAAAGGAATAA
- a CDS encoding response regulator transcription factor — translation MRTVLVCVRTPLAAQTVASTAARLGMTGVVRTAVSETEAMIRLAERPAEVVLADTAVTRPDSVGFTRRVLARAPQAQVVLFGAEDPRVAAAAVAAGARGVIRGVEHDLVSVVAKALLLLLLPVRPQGMPINGANAQPAAVAGGARNNNSTAARAAYQNGLAMGAPNAAAVPAVLGPNAPMVPSQRGDAPIDPATGRPMVAWPGNESQVGVADPAPAGRRLTLTERELQVLRGMADGKSNAEIGRELFVSEDTVKTHARRLFRKLGARDRAHAVAAGFRAGLVA, via the coding sequence GTGCGTACCGTCCTCGTGTGCGTCCGTACCCCGCTGGCGGCCCAGACCGTCGCGTCCACCGCGGCCCGGCTCGGCATGACCGGCGTCGTCCGGACAGCGGTCAGCGAGACCGAGGCCATGATCCGCCTGGCTGAACGGCCGGCTGAAGTGGTCCTGGCTGACACCGCCGTAACTCGTCCCGACAGCGTCGGCTTCACCCGGCGTGTGCTCGCCCGTGCGCCGCAGGCGCAGGTGGTGCTCTTCGGCGCCGAAGACCCCCGGGTGGCCGCGGCGGCCGTCGCTGCCGGCGCCCGTGGTGTCATCCGCGGCGTCGAGCACGACCTGGTCAGCGTCGTGGCCAAGGCGCTGCTCCTGCTGCTGCTCCCGGTGCGCCCGCAGGGCATGCCGATCAACGGAGCGAATGCCCAGCCGGCCGCGGTGGCCGGCGGTGCCCGCAACAACAACTCGACCGCGGCCCGCGCCGCCTATCAGAACGGCCTCGCCATGGGGGCGCCGAACGCCGCCGCGGTGCCGGCCGTGCTCGGACCGAACGCTCCGATGGTGCCGTCGCAGCGTGGCGACGCCCCGATCGACCCGGCGACCGGCCGGCCGATGGTGGCCTGGCCCGGGAACGAGTCCCAGGTCGGGGTGGCCGACCCGGCGCCCGCCGGGCGGCGGCTCACGCTCACCGAGCGCGAGCTGCAGGTGCTGCGGGGGATGGCCGACGGCAAGAGCAACGCCGAGATCGGCCGGGAGCTCTTCGTCTCGGAGGACACCGTCAAGACCCACGCCCGGCGGCTCTTCCGGAAGCTCGGGGCCCGTGACCGCGCCCACGCGGTCGCGGCCGGCTTCCGGGCCGGGCTGGTTGCGTAA
- a CDS encoding WhiB family transcriptional regulator, producing the protein MSNVRRLPGPIADLWDWQRLGLCRGRDSAQFFHPDGERGSSRNRREAKAKSVCGACPVRAECAAHALAVREPYGVWGGFSEAERLRLLAVGWEDLADRHHGRVDLARLEARLGRPHKSAVPAQRQAPAA; encoded by the coding sequence ATGTCGAACGTACGCAGACTGCCCGGGCCCATCGCCGACCTGTGGGACTGGCAGCGACTGGGCTTGTGCCGGGGCCGGGACAGTGCGCAGTTCTTCCACCCGGACGGCGAGCGCGGTTCGTCCCGCAACCGCCGCGAGGCCAAGGCCAAGAGCGTCTGCGGCGCGTGCCCGGTTCGGGCCGAATGCGCCGCGCACGCCCTCGCCGTCCGGGAGCCGTACGGGGTCTGGGGAGGTTTCAGCGAAGCGGAGCGGCTGCGGCTGCTCGCCGTCGGCTGGGAGGACCTCGCCGACCGTCATCACGGACGTGTCGACCTTGCTCGTCTCGAGGCCCGGCTGGGCCGGCCCCACAAGTCCGCCGTTCCCGCACAGCGGCAGGCGCCGGCGGCCTGA
- a CDS encoding molybdopterin-dependent oxidoreductase: MKLSVRGGLAGVAAAAVAVGVAEVVAVLTGPLSAPLIAVGGVVVDNVPGPVKDFGVRVFGVHDKTALIVGTSVLLAAYAYGVGVVALRSWRLAVGGIALFAAVGVAAAVTRHDAGVFAWLPTVAGAALAVWTLRLLLTRAAEEQGAGQDAYGEGRRGFLKGLGIAAGVAAVPGLAGRWLTSRQAVNAARGEVVLPAARQTAPPLPAGVQVPGVTPYVSPNRDFYRIDTALIPPRVDPATWELRIHGMVRNPFTITWEQLLQRPMIERYVTLACVSNEVGGDLIGNALWLGAPIRELLEEAGPLPGADQVVQRSIDGWTCGSPTAALMDGRDALLAVGMNGEPLPVAHGFPVRMVVPGLYGYVSACKWITEIELTRFSDFDAYWVPRGWSAQGPIKTESRIDTPRDGGRRPAGTVVVGGVAWAQHRGITKVEVQVDGGAWSEASLADTVSSDTWRQWSWSWPATAGEHTLRVRATDGAGAVQTSTPAPPAPDGASGWHQISVTVE, from the coding sequence GTGAAGCTTTCCGTACGTGGGGGCCTGGCCGGTGTGGCGGCGGCCGCGGTGGCCGTGGGTGTGGCCGAAGTGGTGGCGGTGCTTACCGGGCCGCTCTCGGCACCGCTGATCGCCGTCGGTGGCGTGGTGGTCGACAACGTGCCGGGGCCGGTAAAGGATTTCGGCGTACGGGTGTTCGGCGTGCACGACAAGACGGCGCTGATCGTGGGGACGTCGGTGCTGCTCGCGGCGTACGCATACGGCGTCGGAGTGGTGGCGCTGCGGTCGTGGCGGCTGGCCGTGGGCGGGATTGCGCTGTTCGCGGCGGTCGGTGTGGCGGCGGCGGTGACCCGGCACGACGCGGGGGTGTTCGCCTGGCTGCCCACGGTGGCAGGGGCGGCCCTCGCCGTGTGGACCTTGCGGCTGCTGCTGACCCGAGCGGCCGAGGAGCAGGGGGCCGGTCAGGACGCGTACGGGGAAGGCCGTCGGGGTTTTCTCAAGGGGCTGGGCATCGCGGCCGGCGTGGCGGCTGTCCCCGGGCTCGCCGGACGCTGGCTGACCTCACGGCAGGCGGTGAACGCGGCCCGTGGCGAGGTGGTGCTGCCCGCGGCCCGTCAGACCGCGCCGCCCCTGCCCGCGGGGGTGCAGGTGCCGGGGGTGACGCCGTACGTCTCGCCCAACAGGGACTTCTATCGGATCGACACCGCGCTCATCCCGCCGCGTGTCGACCCCGCGACCTGGGAACTGCGGATCCACGGCATGGTCCGCAACCCGTTCACGATCACCTGGGAACAGCTGCTGCAACGCCCGATGATCGAGCGCTACGTGACGCTGGCCTGCGTCTCGAACGAGGTCGGCGGCGACCTGATCGGCAACGCGCTCTGGCTGGGCGCCCCGATCCGCGAGCTGCTGGAGGAGGCGGGGCCGCTGCCGGGGGCCGACCAGGTGGTGCAGCGCTCGATCGACGGCTGGACCTGCGGAAGCCCGACCGCGGCGCTCATGGACGGGCGGGATGCGCTGCTCGCGGTCGGCATGAACGGTGAGCCGCTGCCGGTCGCCCACGGTTTCCCCGTACGCATGGTCGTGCCGGGATTGTATGGCTATGTCAGCGCCTGCAAGTGGATCACGGAGATCGAGCTGACGCGGTTCTCCGACTTCGACGCCTACTGGGTGCCGCGGGGCTGGTCGGCGCAGGGGCCGATCAAGACCGAGTCGCGGATCGACACGCCGCGCGACGGTGGCAGACGTCCGGCGGGCACGGTCGTCGTGGGCGGCGTGGCGTGGGCCCAGCACCGCGGGATCACCAAGGTCGAAGTTCAGGTGGACGGCGGGGCCTGGTCCGAGGCGAGCCTGGCCGACACCGTCTCCAGCGACACCTGGCGCCAGTGGAGCTGGTCGTGGCCGGCGACTGCGGGCGAGCACACACTCCGGGTACGCGCGACCGACGGCGCGGGGGCCGTGCAGACCAGCACGCCGGCCCCGCCCGCGCCCGACGGGGCGTCGGGATGGCATCAGATCAGCGTCACCGTCGAGTGA
- a CDS encoding M16 family metallopeptidase codes for MIKQFEVDGVPALLSPTSGPAHAGLAFRVGFADEPLYRRGITHLVEHLALHSTGGADYHYNGATGVEHTYFHMQGSGDEIADFLTGVCASLRDLPLHRLGIEKDLLRAEENGRNRRPADQMPMWRHGATGYGTPSYPEWGLPAITEDDLRAWVARFFTRENAVLWVVGDDVPAGLRLDLPSGVRRPSPELTSTLPVTPAWFAGGHGSLVWDALVPRAARTSVFAGVLERAMFRELRQEGGLSYTVHAGYDLVGADQALVTAVADAASGKHGAVLGGFVDVLNALRVGRVDEADVASVIKKQAEAITHAEEHGGRLPGQALGLLSGRPVREAEDMLTELREVAAAEVAATAAEACGTGLLMTPRVRGDWTGAAEAPTESGSVAEGVEYGTQDNRAERLIIGAEGISHVSEHGRATVRWADCAIVLAWPDGGRRFIGNDGIGVSFEPTLLTDGPAARRRLEPLIPDAVRVEQPARDSERIPQPEPAGVATVQAAASGERSWTYLKLIFQVPLTLVAVGIAVLLAMAPTEGGADLAVTVGTVVTLAALAVYGGITVYRNVARIR; via the coding sequence ATGATCAAGCAGTTCGAGGTGGACGGGGTCCCGGCGCTGCTCTCGCCGACCAGCGGCCCGGCGCACGCGGGGCTGGCCTTCCGGGTCGGGTTCGCCGACGAGCCGCTGTACCGGCGCGGCATCACCCACCTGGTGGAGCATCTCGCGCTGCATTCCACCGGCGGCGCCGACTACCACTACAACGGCGCGACCGGGGTCGAGCACACGTACTTCCACATGCAGGGCTCGGGCGACGAGATCGCCGACTTCCTCACGGGGGTCTGCGCCTCGCTGCGCGACCTGCCCCTGCACCGGCTCGGCATCGAGAAGGACCTGTTGCGCGCGGAGGAGAACGGGCGCAACCGCCGGCCGGCCGATCAGATGCCGATGTGGCGGCACGGCGCGACCGGTTACGGCACCCCCAGCTATCCCGAGTGGGGGCTGCCCGCGATCACGGAGGACGACCTGCGCGCCTGGGTGGCCCGGTTCTTCACCCGCGAGAACGCCGTGCTCTGGGTGGTCGGCGACGACGTGCCGGCCGGGCTGCGGCTCGACCTGCCCAGCGGCGTCCGCCGGCCGTCGCCCGAGCTGACCTCGACGTTGCCGGTCACCCCGGCCTGGTTCGCGGGCGGGCACGGGTCGCTCGTCTGGGACGCCCTGGTGCCCCGGGCCGCGCGTACGTCGGTCTTCGCCGGGGTGCTCGAGCGGGCCATGTTCCGCGAACTGCGGCAGGAAGGCGGGCTCTCCTACACCGTGCACGCAGGCTACGACCTCGTCGGCGCCGATCAGGCGTTGGTCACCGCGGTCGCCGACGCGGCGTCCGGGAAGCACGGCGCGGTGCTCGGCGGCTTCGTCGACGTGCTGAACGCGCTGCGGGTGGGCCGGGTCGACGAGGCCGACGTGGCCAGCGTGATCAAGAAGCAGGCCGAGGCGATCACGCACGCCGAGGAGCACGGCGGACGCCTGCCGGGTCAGGCCCTGGGGCTGTTGTCGGGCCGCCCGGTGCGCGAGGCCGAGGACATGCTCACCGAACTGCGCGAGGTCGCCGCGGCCGAGGTGGCCGCGACCGCCGCCGAGGCGTGTGGAACGGGCCTGCTCATGACGCCGCGGGTGCGGGGCGATTGGACCGGTGCGGCAGAGGCCCCGACCGAGTCCGGCAGCGTGGCCGAGGGCGTCGAGTACGGGACGCAGGACAACCGGGCCGAGCGGTTGATCATCGGCGCCGAGGGGATCAGCCACGTCTCGGAGCACGGTCGCGCGACCGTGCGCTGGGCCGATTGCGCCATCGTGCTGGCCTGGCCCGACGGCGGCCGCCGGTTCATCGGGAACGACGGCATCGGGGTCTCGTTCGAACCCACCCTGCTGACCGACGGCCCCGCCGCCCGGCGCCGGCTCGAACCGCTGATTCCTGACGCCGTCCGGGTCGAGCAGCCGGCCCGCGACTCCGAACGGATTCCTCAGCCGGAGCCCGCGGGGGTGGCCACGGTTCAGGCGGCCGCGAGTGGCGAGCGGTCATGGACCTACCTCAAGCTGATCTTCCAGGTTCCGTTGACGCTTGTCGCGGTGGGTATCGCGGTGCTGCTGGCGATGGCGCCGACCGAAGGCGGCGCCGACCTCGCCGTTACCGTCGGCACCGTGGTGACCCTCGCCGCGCTCGCCGTGTACGGCGGCATCACCGTCTACCGCAACGTCGCCCGGATCCGCTGA
- a CDS encoding ROK family transcriptional regulator, with translation MRAGPSQEEVRRHNLGTLLRYVHVHGATSRAELASRLGLNRSTIGALTADLTTAGLVTEAAPRETGRAGRPSLVVRPESSRVYAYALSIEVDRLRAARVGLGGRILDRRETSRPRGMQVLDAVQPLAKFVREMRADVPEDTRCVGTGVAVAGLVRRTDGVVRLAPTIGWVEEPVGAALRGELGELGELTLGNHADVSALVEHSRGAAAGCDNVIYLYGDVGVGAGIIADGRRVAGHGGYGGEVGHMVVNPYGRECSCGSRGCWETEIGEYALLKHAGRAERSGREAVLEVVDAAMRGDSQAQFAVRQVGEWIGFGVGNLVNIFNPEAVIFGGTLRDVYLVAAAQIRSRLNAIALPACREHIRLRTPELGNNAALIGAAELAFERLLEDPLIT, from the coding sequence ATGCGGGCCGGCCCCAGCCAGGAGGAGGTCCGCCGGCACAACCTCGGGACACTGCTGCGTTACGTGCACGTGCACGGCGCCACCTCCCGGGCGGAACTCGCCAGCCGGCTCGGCCTGAACCGAAGCACCATCGGGGCCCTGACCGCCGACCTGACCACCGCTGGACTGGTCACCGAAGCGGCACCACGCGAAACCGGCCGGGCCGGGCGACCGTCACTGGTTGTCCGGCCCGAGTCGTCCCGCGTGTACGCGTACGCGCTCAGCATCGAGGTGGACCGTCTGCGGGCGGCCCGCGTCGGGCTGGGCGGGCGGATCCTGGACCGCCGGGAGACCTCGAGGCCGCGCGGCATGCAGGTGCTCGACGCGGTGCAGCCGCTGGCGAAGTTCGTCCGCGAGATGCGTGCGGACGTGCCCGAGGACACGCGCTGCGTCGGCACCGGCGTGGCCGTCGCGGGCCTGGTGCGCCGCACCGACGGCGTGGTGCGCCTGGCCCCCACCATCGGCTGGGTCGAGGAACCGGTCGGTGCGGCCCTCCGCGGCGAGCTCGGTGAACTCGGCGAACTCACCCTGGGCAACCACGCCGACGTGTCGGCCCTGGTCGAACACAGCCGGGGCGCCGCCGCCGGCTGCGACAACGTCATCTACCTGTACGGCGACGTCGGGGTGGGCGCCGGCATCATCGCCGACGGCCGGCGCGTCGCCGGGCACGGCGGGTACGGCGGCGAGGTCGGGCACATGGTCGTCAACCCGTACGGCCGGGAGTGCAGTTGCGGCTCGCGCGGCTGCTGGGAGACCGAGATCGGCGAGTACGCGCTGCTCAAGCACGCCGGGCGGGCCGAGCGGAGCGGTCGCGAGGCGGTGCTGGAGGTCGTCGACGCGGCCATGCGCGGCGACAGCCAGGCCCAGTTCGCCGTGCGCCAGGTCGGCGAGTGGATCGGCTTCGGCGTCGGCAACCTGGTCAACATCTTCAACCCGGAGGCGGTGATCTTCGGCGGCACCCTGCGCGACGTGTACCTGGTGGCCGCGGCGCAGATTCGCAGCCGCCTGAACGCGATCGCCCTGCCGGCCTGCCGCGAGCACATCCGCCTGCGCACCCCGGAGCTGGGCAACAACGCGGCCCTGATCGGGGCGGCCGAGCTCGCCTTCGAGCGCCTCCTCGAAGACCCTTTGATCACCTGA
- a CDS encoding sugar ABC transporter permease: MTTTTTTAGGVKVVKPTVTSYINDYWGRVRGGDLGGLPAILGLVVLSLIFGVARDTFFSGLNFANLFNQGAIYIFIAMGLVFVLLLGEIDLSAGYTSGVCGAVVAILLTNHGWDWYTAIPVALLTGIVIGFGLGFLVAKIGIPSFVVTLAAFLGFQGVLLVLLGGGTNISTRNEFFNSLNNDNLSVSWSWILTIVAILGYAAAQFSRVRSRAARGLVTDPMGIVLMRIGGLAVLLIVATAILTQERAINPAINSLKGVPIVVPIIGFFLVLWTFVLGRTSYGRHIYAVGGNTEAARRAGIPVDRIRISVFVIGSFMASIGGLMAVSRASSVDPNTGGSNVLLYSVGAAVIGGTSLFGGKGKVINAVVGGAVIAVIDNGMGLLGFSSGQKFIFTGVILLIAASVDALARRRAAATGNR; this comes from the coding sequence GTGACCACCACGACCACTACGGCCGGCGGCGTCAAGGTCGTCAAGCCGACCGTCACCAGCTACATCAACGACTACTGGGGCCGGGTCCGCGGCGGTGACCTCGGTGGCCTGCCGGCCATCCTCGGCCTCGTCGTGCTGAGCCTGATCTTCGGCGTCGCCCGGGACACGTTCTTCAGCGGGCTCAACTTCGCGAACCTGTTCAACCAGGGCGCCATCTACATCTTCATCGCGATGGGCCTGGTCTTCGTCCTGCTGCTGGGCGAGATCGACCTGTCCGCGGGTTACACCTCGGGCGTGTGCGGCGCCGTCGTCGCCATCCTGCTGACCAACCACGGCTGGGACTGGTACACCGCCATCCCGGTGGCCCTGCTCACGGGCATCGTGATCGGCTTCGGGCTGGGCTTCCTGGTGGCGAAGATCGGCATCCCGTCGTTCGTCGTCACGCTGGCCGCGTTCCTCGGTTTCCAGGGCGTCCTGCTGGTGCTGCTCGGCGGCGGCACGAACATCTCGACGCGCAACGAGTTCTTCAACTCGCTCAACAACGACAACCTTTCGGTGTCGTGGAGCTGGATCCTGACGATCGTCGCGATCCTCGGCTACGCGGCCGCGCAGTTCAGCCGCGTCCGCAGCCGGGCCGCGCGCGGCCTGGTCACCGACCCGATGGGCATCGTGCTGATGCGCATCGGCGGCCTGGCCGTGCTGCTGATCGTGGCGACGGCGATCCTGACCCAGGAGCGCGCGATCAACCCGGCGATCAACTCGCTCAAGGGTGTGCCGATCGTCGTCCCGATCATCGGGTTCTTCCTGGTGCTGTGGACGTTCGTGCTCGGCCGCACCAGCTACGGCCGGCACATCTACGCGGTCGGCGGCAACACCGAGGCGGCCCGCCGCGCCGGCATCCCGGTCGACCGGATCCGCATCTCGGTCTTCGTGATCGGCTCGTTCATGGCCTCGATCGGCGGTCTCATGGCCGTCAGCCGGGCCAGCTCGGTCGACCCGAACACCGGTGGCAGCAACGTGCTGCTGTACTCGGTGGGCGCGGCCGTCATCGGCGGCACCAGCCTCTTCGGCGGCAAGGGCAAGGTCATCAACGCCGTCGTCGGTGGCGCGGTGATCGCTGTCATCGACAACGGCATGGGTCTGCTCGGCTTCAGCTCCGGTCAGAAGTTCATCTTCACCGGCGTCATCCTGCTGATCGCCGCTAGCGTCGACGCCCTGGCCCGGCGTAGAGCGGCCGCAACCGGCAACCGATGA
- a CDS encoding ATP-binding cassette domain-containing protein gives MAATPLLELNGINKAFGPVQVLHDVSLSVYPGEVTALVGDNGAGKSTMVKCISGIYQIDSGTVTFEGNQVAIHAPSDASALGIEVVYQDLALCDNLDVVQNMFLGREKKRGIVLDEPTMEQMAGDALASLSVRTLKSLRQLVASLSGGQRQTVAIAKAVLWNSKVVILDEPTAALGVAQTAQVLELVRRLADNGLGVVLISHNMNDVFAVSDRIAALYLGRMAAQVKTTDVTHSQVVELITGGRSGNIGLPPEKPADFGGDVVDITPGGDK, from the coding sequence GTGGCCGCGACACCCCTCTTGGAGCTGAACGGGATCAACAAGGCCTTCGGCCCCGTTCAGGTCCTGCACGACGTCAGCTTGAGCGTTTATCCCGGTGAAGTCACCGCCCTCGTGGGCGACAACGGCGCCGGCAAGTCGACGATGGTCAAGTGCATCAGTGGCATCTACCAGATCGACTCCGGCACGGTGACCTTCGAAGGTAACCAGGTCGCGATCCACGCCCCCAGCGATGCCTCCGCCCTGGGCATCGAGGTCGTCTACCAGGACCTCGCGCTCTGCGACAACCTGGACGTCGTCCAGAACATGTTCCTCGGCCGCGAGAAGAAGCGCGGCATCGTGCTTGACGAGCCGACCATGGAACAGATGGCCGGCGACGCCCTCGCCAGCCTCTCGGTGCGCACCTTGAAGTCGCTGCGGCAGCTTGTCGCCAGCCTTTCCGGTGGGCAGCGACAGACCGTGGCGATCGCCAAGGCCGTGCTGTGGAACTCGAAGGTGGTCATCCTCGACGAGCCGACCGCCGCCCTCGGTGTGGCCCAGACCGCCCAGGTCCTCGAGCTCGTCCGCCGCCTGGCCGACAACGGTCTCGGCGTCGTGCTCATCTCGCACAACATGAACGACGTGTTCGCGGTCTCCGACCGCATCGCGGCGCTCTACCTCGGCCGGATGGCGGCCCAGGTCAAGACCACCGACGTGACCCACTCCCAGGTGGTCGAGCTCATCACCGGCGGCCGCAGCGGCAACATCGGCCTGCCTCCCGAGAAGCCGGCTGACTTCGGCGGGGACGTCGTCGACATCACGCCGGGAGGCGACAAGTGA
- a CDS encoding sugar ABC transporter substrate-binding protein → MRKGMFALAAVSLLATGSIAACGDDSGSDSGSSGGGSTAAGKVGIILPDTKSSQRWGTDDPKFLKAAFDAAGVPVEIQNAQGDKTQFQTIADGMISSGVAVLMIVNLDSGTGKAVLEKAKKAGIATIDYDRLTLSGGADYYVSFDNVKVGKLQGEGLVKCLEDKKYVKPVVAELNGSPTDNNATLFAEGYDGVLDPKYADGTFQKGPNQDVPDWDNAQAATIFEQMLTSNKNIKGVLAANDGLGNAAITVLKKNKLNGQVPVTGQDATVQGLQNILAGDQCMTVYKAIKKEADAAAELAVALAKKQKPTTATGTTKDPESGADVPSVLLDPQSITKETVKDVIADGFVTKDAVCTADFAKFCTEAGIS, encoded by the coding sequence ATGCGTAAGGGAATGTTCGCCCTTGCCGCGGTCAGCCTCCTGGCGACCGGCAGCATCGCCGCCTGTGGCGACGACAGTGGCAGCGACTCCGGCAGCTCGGGCGGCGGCAGCACCGCCGCCGGCAAGGTCGGCATCATCCTGCCCGACACCAAGAGCTCGCAGCGCTGGGGCACCGACGACCCGAAGTTCCTGAAGGCGGCGTTCGACGCGGCCGGCGTTCCGGTCGAGATTCAGAACGCGCAGGGCGACAAGACGCAGTTCCAGACCATCGCCGACGGCATGATCTCGAGCGGCGTCGCGGTCCTCATGATCGTCAACCTCGACTCCGGCACCGGTAAGGCCGTCCTCGAGAAGGCCAAGAAGGCCGGTATCGCGACGATCGACTACGACCGTCTGACCCTGAGCGGCGGCGCCGACTACTACGTGTCCTTCGACAACGTGAAGGTCGGCAAGCTGCAGGGCGAGGGCCTGGTCAAGTGCCTCGAGGACAAGAAGTACGTCAAGCCGGTCGTGGCCGAGCTCAACGGCTCGCCGACCGACAACAACGCCACCCTGTTCGCCGAGGGTTACGACGGCGTGCTTGACCCCAAGTACGCCGACGGCACCTTCCAGAAGGGCCCGAACCAGGACGTTCCGGACTGGGACAACGCGCAGGCCGCCACGATCTTCGAGCAGATGCTGACGTCGAACAAGAACATCAAGGGCGTTCTCGCGGCGAACGACGGCCTCGGCAACGCGGCCATCACCGTGCTGAAGAAGAACAAGCTGAACGGCCAGGTCCCGGTGACCGGCCAGGACGCCACCGTTCAGGGCCTGCAGAACATCCTCGCCGGCGACCAGTGCATGACGGTCTACAAGGCGATCAAGAAGGAGGCGGACGCGGCCGCCGAGCTCGCGGTTGCCCTGGCCAAGAAGCAGAAGCCGACCACGGCCACCGGCACCACCAAGGACCCGGAGTCGGGCGCCGACGTCCCCTCGGTGCTGCTCGACCCGCAGTCGATCACCAAGGAGACCGTCAAGGACGTCATCGCCGACGGCTTCGTGACCAAGGACGCGGTCTGCACCGCCGACTTCGCCAAGTTCTGCACGGAGGCGGGAATCAGCTGA
- the ybaK gene encoding Cys-tRNA(Pro) deacylase, translating to MAKKAAAGTPATALLTAQRVEHTLHPYEVSPDSPNYGALVAEALGVGAERVFKTLIAEVDGGLVVGVVPVTGDLDLKALAHAAGGKRANLADRAAAERSSGYVRGGISPLGQRRKLPTVVDDSALDLDRMYVSAGRRGFQVALAPGDLIRLTEAVTATIRT from the coding sequence ATGGCTAAGAAGGCCGCGGCCGGCACCCCGGCCACCGCGCTGCTCACCGCACAGAGGGTCGAGCACACCCTGCACCCGTACGAGGTCTCGCCCGACTCGCCGAACTACGGCGCGCTCGTGGCCGAGGCTCTCGGGGTCGGGGCCGAGCGGGTCTTCAAGACGCTGATCGCCGAGGTCGACGGCGGCCTCGTGGTGGGCGTCGTGCCGGTGACCGGCGACCTGGATCTCAAGGCGCTCGCGCACGCCGCCGGGGGCAAACGGGCAAACCTGGCCGATCGCGCCGCCGCCGAGCGCAGCAGTGGCTACGTACGCGGGGGGATCAGTCCGCTCGGGCAGCGCCGGAAACTGCCCACGGTGGTCGACGACTCGGCGCTCGATCTCGACCGGATGTACGTCTCGGCCGGACGCCGTGGTTTTCAGGTGGCCTTGGCGCCGGGTGATCTCATCCGCCTCACGGAAGCGGTTACGGCGACAATCCGGACATAA